The uncultured Fibrobacter sp. genome window below encodes:
- a CDS encoding GDSL-type esterase/lipase family protein, translated as MFGKLSIAVSLSMAVSSALAATNVACVGNSITEGYGIWSEKKYPDHLQEMLGNDYAVTNFGVSSMTFAGEKIKGGDNNSSYWKTEKFKAALASSPNIVIIELGTNDSKYFMESEGANYNYLYGQCEKTQLYTDYEALIDTFAHLPTNPKIYATLQPYSNNVGWAIMDTAIVSQINPIIKETAVKKGVNIIDLHTLFQTPAWFLDDSVHPNATGAQELAKIVNKYMTLAKPALKQEQANLQVNGTNYGIHWYKDGKLIEGADKATLALTEKGKYKALVKVENDNDSWLLSEEIEVTDVGGSTAIAKGNKKAQPKLRKLRHKVDVKGRRAE; from the coding sequence ATGTTTGGAAAATTATCGATAGCAGTCTCTTTGTCCATGGCCGTTTCTAGCGCCCTGGCCGCGACCAATGTCGCCTGCGTGGGCAACAGCATTACCGAGGGCTACGGGATCTGGAGCGAAAAGAAATACCCCGACCACCTGCAAGAAATGCTCGGGAACGATTACGCCGTCACAAACTTCGGCGTATCTTCCATGACATTTGCGGGCGAGAAAATCAAAGGCGGTGACAACAATTCCAGCTACTGGAAGACGGAAAAGTTCAAGGCGGCACTCGCCTCTTCGCCAAACATCGTAATCATTGAACTCGGCACCAACGACAGCAAGTACTTTATGGAAAGCGAGGGCGCCAATTACAATTACCTTTACGGGCAATGCGAAAAAACGCAGCTGTACACCGATTACGAGGCGCTAATTGACACCTTTGCGCACCTGCCCACCAATCCCAAAATTTACGCGACACTGCAGCCATACAGCAACAACGTGGGCTGGGCGATTATGGACACGGCTATCGTAAGCCAGATTAACCCGATCATCAAGGAAACCGCTGTCAAGAAGGGTGTCAACATCATCGATCTGCATACTCTGTTCCAGACACCCGCATGGTTCTTGGACGATAGCGTCCACCCGAATGCGACAGGCGCCCAGGAACTTGCGAAAATCGTGAACAAGTACATGACACTTGCAAAACCCGCACTCAAGCAAGAGCAGGCAAACCTGCAAGTGAACGGCACGAATTACGGAATCCACTGGTACAAAGACGGCAAGTTGATTGAAGGCGCCGACAAGGCGACCCTCGCTCTCACCGAAAAGGGCAAGTACAAGGCTCTCGTAAAAGTCGAAAACGACAATGATTCCTGGCTCTTGAGCGAAGAAATCGAAGTTACCGACGTGGGCGGCTCAACCGCCATCGCCAAGGGCAACAAAAAAGCGCAGCCGAAACTGCGCAAGCTACGTCATAAAGTGGATGTAAAGGGCAGACGGGCGGAATAA
- a CDS encoding helix-turn-helix transcriptional regulator, with amino-acid sequence MFDENVHKNAIKELIAFLRTKTTQKNLSFFCDVSREYIRRLGKGDRIPSVMLFFNLLDAAGVDLNEGANIYIDFLKQQKIALAADRSKGLDYINKNKPKNGKKKD; translated from the coding sequence ATGTTCGATGAAAACGTCCACAAAAATGCTATAAAAGAGCTTATTGCGTTTTTGAGGACGAAGACTACCCAGAAAAACTTGTCCTTTTTCTGCGATGTTTCCAGAGAATACATAAGACGACTCGGAAAAGGCGATAGAATCCCCTCAGTCATGCTATTCTTCAACTTGCTTGATGCCGCAGGGGTTGACCTTAACGAAGGCGCAAACATCTATATTGACTTTCTCAAGCAACAAAAAATAGCCCTTGCTGCCGACAGGAGCAAGGGACTTGATTACATCAATAAGAATAAGCCCAAAAACGGCAAGAAGAAAGACTAG
- a CDS encoding CAP domain-containing protein has protein sequence MVKKFILAQFALCALVFGTIACSDDSSSGTDANIDTGDEINIPISDKVSSAADKGVSSSSKIDSLKVTKSDPAASDAESSSSTAKDSPESSAEAKSSSSEASAKEDTGFINEGWREDCLAKINEYRATEDLKPLTLASEEKQTCADKQSADDLASNTAHGHFGDCGEFAQNSGPNFSGSWQKNASAVAEYYLKMMWEDEKAKAEKGVTEYAQIGHYLNMKNTSYTKVACGITLSEDGKTGWFNVDFF, from the coding sequence ATGGTGAAAAAATTCATTCTAGCCCAGTTTGCGCTTTGCGCACTTGTTTTTGGTACCATTGCCTGTTCCGACGATTCTTCCTCGGGCACGGACGCCAATATCGATACCGGCGACGAAATCAACATCCCTATTTCGGACAAAGTATCTAGCGCCGCGGACAAGGGCGTTTCCAGTTCCTCGAAAATCGACTCGCTTAAGGTAACGAAGAGTGACCCTGCCGCTTCGGATGCTGAGTCCAGTTCTTCTACGGCAAAGGATTCTCCGGAGTCTTCTGCAGAAGCAAAATCGAGTTCTTCCGAGGCTTCCGCAAAAGAAGACACGGGCTTTATCAACGAAGGCTGGCGCGAAGATTGCCTCGCTAAAATCAACGAATACCGCGCTACCGAAGACTTGAAACCGCTCACGCTCGCCTCCGAAGAAAAGCAGACTTGCGCTGACAAGCAGTCCGCCGACGATCTTGCCTCGAACACGGCTCATGGCCATTTTGGCGATTGCGGCGAATTCGCTCAGAACAGTGGCCCCAATTTCAGTGGTAGCTGGCAGAAGAATGCCTCTGCCGTTGCCGAATACTACCTCAAGATGATGTGGGAAGACGAAAAGGCCAAGGCTGAAAAGGGCGTTACGGAATATGCCCAGATCGGACACTACCTGAATATGAAAAACACAAGCTACACCAAGGTCGCTTGCGGAATCACCCTATCTGAAGATGGTAAAACAGGCTGGTTTAACGTAGACTTCTTCTAG
- a CDS encoding alpha/beta hydrolase: MALFAKDIAWKTDKFLGEPFKMHEFEAENFHATLVGYPFDSVKDSVSLRVPKAAVLYIHGFNDYFFQQELAQQVDSAGYSFFAIDLHKYGRSYRSGETIGELRDISEYYAEIDSAISMIREAEGDSVPFVLMGHSTGGLIACLYAADRRNGEGIAAVVLNSPFLEMNYIWPVRRLAVPVLSALGGVFPDIGIPRSENLNYDKSLHKSEGGEWDYDHNLKVPGSLPIDLGWLHAIHQGHVRVQQGLHLMPPVLVMHSGCSFRDDDWSEEYTYCDGVLDVEHIHEYGANLGPNVKLEQIEGGLHDLILSHKPVRDTVYQKMFDFLDKNVK; the protein is encoded by the coding sequence TTGGCCCTTTTTGCAAAGGATATCGCATGGAAAACCGATAAGTTCCTCGGTGAACCCTTCAAAATGCATGAATTTGAGGCGGAGAACTTTCATGCAACGCTTGTCGGCTACCCATTCGATTCAGTAAAAGATTCTGTATCATTACGTGTTCCTAAAGCTGCTGTTCTTTACATACACGGGTTTAATGATTATTTCTTTCAACAGGAACTTGCTCAACAGGTGGATTCCGCAGGCTATTCCTTTTTTGCAATTGACTTGCATAAGTACGGCCGTTCATACCGCTCGGGCGAAACCATAGGGGAGCTTCGCGACATTTCGGAATACTATGCCGAAATCGATTCCGCAATCTCCATGATTCGTGAAGCCGAGGGCGATTCTGTTCCGTTTGTGTTAATGGGGCATAGCACCGGCGGGCTTATCGCGTGTCTGTATGCAGCAGACAGGCGAAATGGCGAGGGAATTGCTGCCGTTGTCCTGAATAGTCCGTTTCTCGAGATGAATTACATTTGGCCTGTGCGCCGTTTAGCCGTTCCCGTGCTTTCTGCATTGGGGGGCGTGTTCCCGGATATCGGTATTCCGCGTAGTGAAAACCTGAACTACGACAAGAGTCTGCACAAGTCCGAGGGCGGAGAATGGGATTACGACCATAACCTTAAAGTCCCGGGCAGCCTGCCAATCGATTTGGGCTGGCTACATGCGATCCACCAGGGGCATGTCCGTGTCCAACAGGGTTTACACCTCATGCCTCCGGTTTTGGTGATGCATAGCGGTTGCAGTTTCCGCGACGACGACTGGAGTGAGGAATATACCTACTGCGACGGCGTGTTGGACGTGGAGCATATCCATGAATACGGAGCCAACCTTGGCCCGAATGTGAAGCTCGAACAAATTGAGGGCGGCCTTCATGACCTTATTCTTTCGCATAAACCTGTCCGTGACACTGTTTATCAAAAGATGTTTGATTTCTTGGATAAGAACGTGAAGTAA
- a CDS encoding glycosyl hydrolase family 5 has product MKHQFLKSVVVLGAMLALVNCSEEAAEAINNLDPSAVQPTDDNSNAAVAADEACWLVNAGQPYLIYPAGIVTDLSGNVVGSFVFVEGTLTGSIVGVDGTPILANVDTNELPVVTRETATAQVSTPTSSADASATTPTTTLSSATDSQPTTTLSSGSEPTPVVSSSSEKTVSDKSSSSQQQQTQSSAAEQQPKSSSATTSNNQCEGKCLDGASGKCVDPHTTLKGNHDEQYAYDESCKVNCYYDPTNQNCKNLGGAATPANSSSSQQQAKSSSSQQQQKSSSSQQQPKSSSSQQQPKSSSSVKSSSSSQPKSSSSQGNANASAEEAKYLNAGAGGQQGFATRYWDCCMPHCAWPEHGGAAKTCDAKGKTPIGNNSGSICSGGQGTTCTSQIPIIVSDKLAYAFAATPGNDATCGKCFALTFTGEGKYETKANHQALKGKTLVVMASNIGYDVQGGQFDIMIPGGGVGAFNGCANMGWGDQGAQYGGLLSKCEDEVGYDGDLLNKRKECLKEKCNKSFANDTQAKEGCMFLATWMEAAGNPNHTYKEVECPQALKAQF; this is encoded by the coding sequence ATGAAACACCAATTCCTGAAGTCTGTTGTGGTTCTTGGAGCCATGCTGGCTCTTGTCAACTGCTCCGAAGAGGCTGCAGAAGCCATCAATAATCTTGACCCTTCCGCGGTCCAACCTACAGACGACAATTCTAACGCAGCTGTAGCAGCAGACGAAGCTTGTTGGCTTGTCAACGCAGGACAGCCGTACCTCATTTATCCTGCCGGCATCGTTACCGACTTGAGCGGTAATGTCGTAGGTTCCTTCGTATTTGTCGAAGGCACGCTCACAGGCTCCATCGTGGGCGTTGACGGCACCCCGATTCTCGCAAACGTCGACACGAACGAACTTCCGGTTGTCACGCGTGAAACGGCTACGGCCCAGGTATCCACTCCTACATCGTCTGCAGACGCTTCGGCAACGACTCCGACTACCACGCTTTCCAGCGCAACGGATTCGCAGCCGACAACTACCCTTTCTTCTGGTAGCGAACCCACTCCTGTCGTAAGCAGTTCCTCTGAAAAGACTGTCAGCGACAAGAGTTCTTCGTCCCAGCAACAGCAAACGCAGAGCTCCGCTGCAGAACAACAGCCGAAGTCTTCTTCTGCGACAACATCTAACAACCAGTGCGAAGGCAAATGCCTTGACGGTGCTTCAGGCAAGTGCGTCGACCCCCACACCACTCTTAAGGGAAACCACGACGAACAATACGCCTACGATGAATCCTGCAAGGTAAACTGCTATTACGATCCGACCAATCAAAATTGCAAAAACCTCGGCGGCGCTGCAACTCCGGCCAACAGCTCCAGCAGCCAGCAACAGGCTAAGTCTTCGAGCAGCCAACAGCAGCAGAAATCCTCGAGCAGCCAGCAGCAACCCAAGTCTTCCAGCAGTCAGCAGCAGCCGAAGTCCAGCTCTAGCGTAAAATCTTCGAGCAGCTCTCAGCCCAAGTCTTCTAGCAGCCAGGGCAACGCAAACGCCTCTGCCGAAGAAGCCAAGTACCTCAACGCAGGCGCAGGTGGTCAACAGGGCTTTGCAACCCGTTACTGGGACTGCTGCATGCCCCACTGCGCATGGCCTGAACACGGTGGCGCAGCCAAGACTTGCGATGCCAAGGGTAAGACTCCTATCGGAAACAACAGCGGAAGCATTTGTTCTGGCGGTCAGGGCACCACTTGTACCAGCCAGATTCCTATCATCGTAAGCGACAAGCTCGCCTATGCATTCGCAGCAACTCCGGGTAACGACGCCACATGCGGCAAGTGCTTCGCACTCACCTTTACAGGCGAAGGCAAGTATGAAACCAAGGCAAACCACCAGGCTCTTAAGGGCAAGACCCTCGTCGTGATGGCCTCGAATATCGGCTACGACGTACAGGGTGGCCAGTTTGACATCATGATTCCGGGCGGTGGCGTTGGTGCCTTTAACGGCTGCGCCAACATGGGCTGGGGCGACCAGGGTGCACAATACGGCGGTCTCCTCTCTAAGTGCGAAGACGAAGTCGGCTACGATGGCGACCTCTTGAACAAGCGCAAGGAATGCCTCAAGGAAAAGTGTAACAAGTCCTTCGCCAACGACACCCAAGCCAAGGAAGGCTGCATGTTCCTTGCCACCTGGATGGAAGCTGCAGGCAACCCGAACCACACCTACAAGGAAGTAGAATGCCCGCAGGCTCTCAAGGCCCAGTTCTAA